A genomic window from Diospyros lotus cultivar Yz01 unplaced genomic scaffold, ASM1463336v1 tig00011517_3, whole genome shotgun sequence includes:
- the LOC127793510 gene encoding S-protein homolog 5-like — protein MNRRQHDFESPYSTFRHFFLPSVALMMVCLVGSTSCNEQQGQEEKGFWLKVAVHVINDLPDPLRVQCKSKDTDIGLHILPTGQNLTWRFVPHIVIQNTLFFCHCYWRNKEAVFNVYDKFIDVYCTTFQSDDENCYWSVQPDGIYFSGTNKIGSYAKWYLWN, from the coding sequence ATGAACCGAAGGCAGCATGATTTTGAGAGTCCCTACAGCACATTCCGCCACTTCTTTCTTCCCTCGGTGGCGTTGATGATGGTTTGTCTCGTCGGTTCAACATCGTGCAATGAGCAACAAGGTCAGGAAGAGAAGGGCTTTTGGTTAAAAGTTGCGGTGCATGTCATTAACGACCTCCCAGACCCATTGCGAGTTCAATGTAAATCTAAAGACACTGATATTGGGTTGCACATACTCCCAACTGGGCAAAATCTTACTTGGAGATTCGTTCCCCACATCGTTATTCAAAATACTCTCTTCTTCTGCCACTGTTATTGGCGCAACAAGGAAGCAGTCTTCAATGTTTACGATAAGTTCATAGACGTGTACTGTACAACCTTTCAGTCAGACGATGAAAACTGCTATTGGTCTGTACAACCAGACGGTATTTACTTTAGTGGTACCAATAAGATTGGTAGTTATGCCAAGTGGTATTTATGGAATTAG
- the LOC127793511 gene encoding S-protein homolog 4-like, whose product MSRFFLPSMALMMICFIGPTLCRQQDEEEKGFWMRSAVHVVNNLPDPMRVRCQSKDDDLGLQTLQPRQDLTWRFVPNVFIDNTLFYCHFYWGSKDKFFDVYNHDMGSHCSILHSKDKSCYWSVRSDGF is encoded by the coding sequence ATGTCGcgcttcttccttccttcaatGGCATTGATGATGATTTGTTTCATTGGCCCAACGCTGTGTCGGCAGCAAGACGAGGAAGAGAAGGGCTTCTGGATGAGAAGTGCAGTCCACGTCGTTAACAACCTCCCAGACCCAATGAGGGTTCGTTGTCAATCTAAAGATGATGATCTCGGCCTGCAAACACTCCAACCTAGGCAAGATCTTACTTGGAGATTTGTTCCCAACGTGTTCATAGACAACACTCTCTTTTACTGCCACTTCTACTGGGGCTCCAaggataaattttttgatgtcTATAATCATGACATGGGCAGCCATTGTTCAATTTTGCATTCCAAAGATAAGAGCTGCTACTGGTCTGTACGATCAGATGGGTTTTAA